AAAGAGCAGTAAGCGGAGGGTATTATGAGAGATACTAGGCTTGTTAACTTAGCAAAAATGTTAATTCATCATTCAGTCAAGTTAAAAACAAAAGAGAGGGTCTTAATTCGCGGCCATTATAACGCTAAGCCGCTTATGAAGGAACTCATAGATGAGGTATACCAACTGGGAGCCTATCCGTATATAGAATTACTGGATGATGAACTGGATAAGCATTTGGCACTGGGCTATGAAAAAGAACAATTAGAGACAGCAGCGAAATGGGCTATGCAAAAATACCGAGATATTGATGCCGTTATTATTGCTTATGGTGAGGAAAATGATGCTGAAATGGCAGAAGTGCCTATGGATAAGCATAGACTCCGCGGCCAGGCAATGAAGGAATCGACCTTTTTCTACGTAAATAACCGTCGTTGGGTTCTTCTTAATTATCCAACTCGTGGTCTTGCACAAAAAGCGGGAATGAGCTTTAGCCGGTTCGAAGACTATTTACTAGATGTCAGTTCGGTTGATTATCAAAAAATGAACCAAGCTATGCAGCCGCTGAAAGAACTTATGGAGCGTACGGATAAAGTTCGGCTTGTAGCTCCTGAAACAGATATCCAGTTTTCAATTAAGGGAATCCCGGCCGTGGTCTGTTCAGGAGAAAATAACGTTCCGGACGGCGAAGTATTTACGGCTCCGATTAAAAATAGTGTTAATGGAGTAATTAGGTTTAATACACCATGTCCTTATCAAGGAACCACATTTAACAATGTGTCACTCACTTTTAAAGATGGGAAACTCGTGAAAGCTTTTTCAGATCAACTCGATAAAATG
The Peribacillus sp. FSL H8-0477 genome window above contains:
- a CDS encoding aminopeptidase, which codes for MRDTRLVNLAKMLIHHSVKLKTKERVLIRGHYNAKPLMKELIDEVYQLGAYPYIELLDDELDKHLALGYEKEQLETAAKWAMQKYRDIDAVIIAYGEENDAEMAEVPMDKHRLRGQAMKESTFFYVNNRRWVLLNYPTRGLAQKAGMSFSRFEDYLLDVSSVDYQKMNQAMQPLKELMERTDKVRLVAPETDIQFSIKGIPAVVCSGENNVPDGEVFTAPIKNSVNGVIRFNTPCPYQGTTFNNVSLTFKDGKLVKAFSDQLDKMNEIFDTDSGARYIGEFALGVNPLITEPMGDILFDEKICGSLHFTPGEAYEEADNGNRSSVHWDMVLIQRKEYGGGEIYFDDVLIRKDGLFILPELKGLNPDQLI